The genomic DNA TTGTCGTCCAACCGCTTGCCCTGCTTAGCCGTCACATATGCCTTGGGTCGTTCGCCCCAGTGAGCGTCGGGGACGGATACTACGCCAGCTTCGAGGATGTCGGGGTGCGTGACGAGTATGGATTCGAGGGCTACGGAGGAGATGTTTTCACCGCCTGGTTTTCGTTAGCACTACCGTATCGAGGAAGGTGAAAAGGGTGGAAGGCTTACCgctgatgatgatatccTTAGCCCGATCTAGAATCTGGATAGCCCCGTCTGCATGCCAGACGGCCAAATCGCCCGAGTGCAAGACACCACCTAAGAAAAGCTTCCGCGTCGCCTCGGGATCCTTGTAGTATCCCTGAGCACAGATATTACCAATGAAGACAATCTCTCCAATCTCATTGCCGTTACGCTCGACGTCGGTAATGGTTCCCTCGGGAACATCGGTCTTGATCACTCGAACCGGCAGACTAGTCAAGAAGCCGTGACCCTGGCGAGCCATCTTCTTGTACTTCTCTTGGAGAGGGAGTTTATCCCACGAGGGCATGTAGTATCCCTTGGTGATCGGACCGTAGGTTTCGGTCATTCCGTAGACGTGGACCGGGTGCAGGTTCAGGTTGGTCATCTGCTCGAAAAGATGAGGAGTCGGTGGACTGGCAGCCACGGTGACGCGCACTGGTTCAGGGAGTTTCTCGGCTTCATCGGAGTTGCAGAGAAGTGTGTTGACAGTTGGCGCAGCATTGAAGTGGCTGATATGCTCCTCCTTCAAAAGCCTCCAAATCTGGGGGTAGTCAATCTTCCGCAGGCAGTAGTGTGTTCCGCGGACTGCCGTAACCGCCCATGGGAAGGTCCATCCTGAGAAGTATTAGATAAAACGCTTGATGAACGAAAGTACGTATACTCACCCATAGCATGGAACATAGGCAACGTCCACAAATAATGACACCTTCTCTCATCAAAATTCAACCCGGACTCAACAATATTAGCCATCGCAGCAAGATAGCATCCCCGATGCGTAAACTCCACACCCTTAGGCCTCGCCGTCGTACCACTAGTGTAAGCAAGCGCAATGACATCGTCCTCACTAGCGGCCTGGCTCTCAAGAGCGTCCCAGCCTTTTCCGCCATTGTCCGAATCATATTTCAGACCTTCAAAGACGGCAGAGTCAAACGGGCCGGTAATCTGACCGGCTGTCACATCCGTGTCGGTGTCCACAATAATCGGGACACCGGGCTTTGCGGCTCGGTAGGATTGCAGGAGCGGAAGATACTCTTCATCCGCAATGATTACCTCGGCATCGGAGTGGGTGAAGATGTAGGCGATGTCGTCTTGTTTGAGACGGTAGTTCACCGCTGTGCTGTGCAGTTAGTTATTATGTTTTGGAAGTAATTGAGTAGAAATCTAAGCGCAGCTTACCAATGTTGACAGCTCCCGCAGCGGCAATACCGAAGATAGACTCCAAGAAAGCCGGCGTATTAGGACACAGAATCCCAACTCTCTTGTAGCCATGCTTCTTGATCCAGTACGCGAGTCCGCGTGCCCGATCCGCAACCTCAATATACGACCTGCGAAGCACTTTACCATCCCTGGTGATATGATGAACAGCCGTTGCCTATAGCCATTAGCTCCTGTAAGCAACCGAAAGAGCCGGACGAGATAGAGAGAGGAATGCTTACGTCCGGCTCGATTGAAGCCGCCCGGGGCAAGAAGAATGTCGGCGAGAGAGTGTGGAAGTTGATCTTAGGAGCTGGCTGGGAACCGACAAAGTGGCCCAACAGGCCCGACAATCGGGATTTGGCATCTGACATTGTGTGATAAATTGGAGATGTGAATTGAAAACAAAAgtagagaaaaaaaaagaaaaaaagtacGCAGAAATCACAGGAGGATTACAGGGAGGAATGAACAAGGGACAGGGATGAGAATCCAGAGTCCATAGGAGGAATCCGTGTACAAATCACGCAGCCTTTAATAGGCACGACCAGTAGCTTTCCCGTATCCACCGGCTACCGAGTAAAGTTGCGGGGAAGTCGGTTCAGATCTGGGGGAGCCGCGGAGCTAGCGGGCGGGCGGAAATAACTCACTATGCATGCATAACTACTTGTACAGCTAAACAGGTACATACGAGTAGAACTCTACAAGAACAGAAAAGATTATGATATCGTAGTCATGAATGAAATCGGATTAACCGCCACGGCGCGAAAACAAACAATATGGGTCAACTAATTTTGAAACAACCTTGTTCATCCCAAACGACTCCGTATGAAATTTTTTTATATTCGTCTTTGTTTCTCATTTTCAAACAGATATCGGTCTCTCCAGCCCTCTTCCCATTGCCCGTCACAACATGGTCATTGTGGTACCCCATCATAAACAGTAATAAGGGAGGACAATGGAAAAAAGTAAAAGGTCGATCGGTATTTTGGTGGCCCCGTTCAACTTCGCTGAAAGAAAACCGTTTGCGATACCCAACCCAACCATTTCATTGACAAAAGCAACCGGCCGAGCAACGAGGTATCTAGAATCCGTACTCAGCAAGCTGGCTCTTGGTCTTGTCGTTAACTGCCGCCGACTTCTGGGACGAGACCAATTGGCGGCGGGCGGCCTTCTTGCGCTCGTAGTATGCGCTGCTCTTAACCTTTCTCCGCTCCTCGAGTCTGTAAACCGTCAgccttcatcctcatcctttTTACAACAAAGATAGTAAATATAACGTACCTGGAGACAACGTCCTGGTACTTCCAGCCAACCTCGTGGCTCAGACGGCCAACGGTGCAGTACTTGCGGCCAGgacggaggcggaggacACGCAGAGCCTGGGGAACAACGACGCGCTTCTTCTTGTCGTACGGGGGAGGAACACCCTCGAAGACCTTGAGGCGCTCCATAGCGGCGGTACCACGGGCGGTCTTGTGGGGAATCATGCCGCGGACAGCCTTGTAGAAGATGCGGGAAGGAGCACGGAAGTGGAAGGGACCTGAAGAGTTGTGTTCAGTACTGTATCCCATTTCGCATATCGAGCCAGTGAAGAGGTGAAATCTTACCACCGCGAGTAGGGTTGAAACGGGTCATCTTGCGGAGGAAGGAGTGGTACTTGACTATATCCGGAGTCAGCCTtcgttctttctttctttctcgtAACTCGGTATCGTTGTGTCCTCCATATTCGTGTCCAAAGTCCGCTTCACATGTCGTTCCTCCTCATTTGTCGATTGCCAGGCCACACAACACAAACACACACACAACGATACCGGAAATCAAAACACGGGGTAGGACTCGAACGTACGCTTCGCACGGAAGAACTCGCCGGAGATGTTGAGGGCCTCACATCTCACGACGACGATCTTCTGGCCATTGAGCAGCTGCTTGGCAACAGTGCTGGCCAGGCGACCAAGGAGGTGTCCCTTGCCGTCAATGACGACCTAAGCAATCCGTCAGCACTCGCCCATATATCCTCTCATATCCTCGTATGTATATAAAATCGCATGGAATCAGAGTAAAACGAGTAAAACGGGGGGTCGATGCGACGGCACATACAACTGGCTCGGTAGCGGACATCCTGCTGTCACCGTTTCAAAAGGAAAATATCCAGCGAAAGAAGAGCACTGCTCTAGGATACTCCCTTGGGATGTATGTTGTCGGCGGTTGTTGTCGTTGTGGTCAGGTTCAACGCACACAACGATGCTGGATGGCGTTCGAATGGGCAATGGCTAAGCGAGACCCGCGAGGCTAATTGTGCGGGCGGTCGGGTTGAGGGCCCCAGCCCTAATGGTGGCGGTGGCCAATAATAGACCGCAAATCACGTGAATCACGTGGCATATACTTCGGCGGTATGAAGAAACTTGATAAGAAGGTGACATTTTACAGAAGTTATGTTATTCTGGCCTAGACTGGACAGTGTCTGGTTGGTTAATCTGAGTCTTATCAATCTGGTGTTCAGTATGACTACGATGGACTTGTAACTATACTCTGGAGCACAGAGTACAGACCACGGGGATTTGCAGTCAAGTACATACTCAACGCGATACGCGATATCGCCTTGAACCGCGATGGCAGATCCATCCACGGCCAATAATGATATCTattccgtactccgtagtcttCAGACCCTCCGGAGAAGCCATCATGAAATCCGAAGATCACTGGGTCCGCTGACTAAGCACATAGATAttctctgtacaagtactcgtACTCTACCAAGTACTACGAGGGGTTCCTCATACAACATGCATCGAAAAACTCGCTTTGTTTGTGTTTCTGATACACATGCTTATACACCCGCAGAAGCAGGCTTCAAGTTGCCTGCAGGGGACGTCCTGATTCATGCTGGGGATCTAACTAACCATGGCAGTCTATCGGAGCTGCGTCGGACTATTGACTGGATCGCCAAGTCAGATTATGAGGTGAAGATTATAGTGGCTGgtaggttttttttttttttttataagGTATAATAGTACGTCTAAGTGAATAGCTAATAATTAGCAGGAAACCACGATTTGACGCTCGATCCCACATTCTACGCCAGACACGGCACGGGCTTGCAGAAGGACCATCTAGAAGATCCACAGGAATGTATCGAAGCCATTACAAaggcttcttcttctattCTATACCTCAGACACGAGTCAGCAGTAGTCCGCTTATCCCGTCCCGACGGTCCCAAAACAGTGTTCAAAGTATTTGCCTCGCCGTATTCACCATCAAACGGTAATTGGGCGTTCGGATACGAGACGGCTGATGCGGACGCTCTCTGGGGCCAGA from Aspergillus chevalieri M1 DNA, chromosome 1, nearly complete sequence includes the following:
- a CDS encoding putative AMP-binding domain protein (COG:I;~EggNog:ENOG410PIY6;~InterPro:IPR042099,IPR000873,IPR025110;~PFAM:PF00501,PF13193), with product MSDAKSRLSGLLGHFVGSQPAPKINFHTLSPTFFLPRAASIEPDATAVHHITRDGKVLRRSYIEVADRARGLAYWIKKHGYKRVGILCPNTPAFLESIFGIAAAGAVNIAVNYRLKQDDIAYIFTHSDAEVIIADEEYLPLLQSYRAAKPGVPIIVDTDTDVTAGQITGPFDSAVFEGLKYDSDNGGKGWDALESQAASEDDVIALAYTSGTTARPKGVEFTHRGCYLAAMANIVESGLNFDERRCHYLWTLPMFHAMGWTFPWAVTAVRGTHYCLRKIDYPQIWRLLKEEHISHFNAAPTVNTLLCNSDEAEKLPEPVRVTVAASPPTPHLFEQMTNLNLHPVHVYGMTETYGPITKGYYMPSWDKLPLQEKYKKMARQGHGFLTSLPVRVIKTDVPEGTITDVERNGNEIGEIVFIGNICAQGYYKDPEATRKLFLGGVLHSGDLAVWHADGAIQILDRAKDIIISGGENISSVALESILVTHPDILEAGVVSVPDAHWGERPKAYVTAKQGKRLDDKDVISWARNKSDISKFMIPREVEVVPELPKTSTGKLRKNVLRDWAKGIKSQ
- the RPL16B gene encoding 60S ribosomal protein uL13 (COG:J;~EggNog:ENOG410PHKH;~InterPro:IPR005755,IPR005822,IPR036899;~PFAM:PF00572;~go_component: GO:0005840 - ribosome [Evidence IEA];~go_component: GO:0015934 - large ribosomal subunit [Evidence IEA];~go_function: GO:0003735 - structural constituent of ribosome [Evidence IEA];~go_process: GO:0006412 - translation [Evidence IEA]), which produces MSATEPVVVIDGKGHLLGRLASTVAKQLLNGQKIVVVRCEALNISGEFFRAKLKYHSFLRKMTRFNPTRGGPFHFRAPSRIFYKAVRGMIPHKTARGTAAMERLKVFEGVPPPYDKKKRVVVPQALRVLRLRPGRKYCTVGRLSHEVGWKYQDVVSRLEERRKVKSSAYYERKKAARRQLVSSQKSAAVNDKTKSQLAEYGF